In the Streptomyces coeruleoprunus genome, AGCAGCTGATGGACAAGGACCCGGCCCGGCGCCCGGACGCCGCCAGCGCGGCCCGGCTGCTCGCCGAGGTCGCCGACGGCGGACCGGGGGCGGGGGCGTCCACCCCGTACGTGCCGACCGAGCGCAGCCGGGTACCGGAGGGCTTCGGCCCCGCGGCCCCCGCGGCGGCCGGGCCGGCGGGCTTCGGAACGGCGGAGGGCTTCGGGCCCGGTGCCGCCGCGGCCGGCTTCGGGCCGGCGGGCGCACCGGAAGGCTTCGGGCCGGCGGGCGCCTCGGCCGACGGGTTCGGGCCCGGCCCTGCGGGGCAGCCGGTGCCGGGGCACGCTCCGGCGGGTGGCGCGCCCGCGCCGGGGCCCGCTCCGGTCACCCCGGTCGGCGGTACGCCCGCCGTCGCGGTGTCCCAGGCGGGCGGCCCGGTAGCGGCCGTGCCCGCGCCCGACCGGCGCAAGGGCCGCAACCGCGGGCTGGTCGCGGCCGTGGCGGTCGCCGCCGTGCTGCTCGCGGGCGGAGGCGTGACGTACGCCCTCATGGAGCGGGACTCGACGACGACCGGCGGCGGCGGTCTGGCCCTGACCGGTGGTCAGGGGAACGGCGGCCCCTCGTCGGACGACGGGATGCCGCTGGCGCCCGGCGCCGGACCGTCCGAGTCGGCGTCGCCGAGCACGTCCCCGAGCACCAGGCCGTCGCCGTCGGCGTCCAGGAGCGGCTCCGCGACACCGTCGAAGAGCGCCACCGCGCCCGGCACGGCCACGGGTGGCGGTACGGGCGGCACCACCGGCGGGACCACGGGCGGCACGACCGGGGGCGGTTCGGGCGGTACGACCACGGGCGGAGGCACCACCGGCGGCTCCACCACGTCGGGCGGTGGCTCCACGTCGACCACCGGCGGAGGCGGCTCCCAGCAGCCCTCGTGCTACGCGATCGGCGGCGGCAAATACAACTGCACCGTCTGGCGCACGGCCAAGTCGTACTGGAACAGCGGCGGCGAGGCAGGCGTCCTCAACGCCGGCACCAACTACTTCTACTGCCAGGCCAACCTGGGCCGCCGCGAGACGTACGGCGAGTGGACCAACGTCTGGTGGGCGAAGACCGACGACGACAGCGGCAACGTCAACGTGTGGGTCAGCGACGTCTACATCAAGGGCGGCGACAACGACGCCCCGGTACCGGGCCTGCCGGTCTGCTGAACCCGGCCGGCTCAGTCGGCCGGGGGCAGTTCGCCGGAGCCGCGGGGGATGAGCGTCGTCGCCAGCTCCACCCGGGCCGGCGGCTCCTCGACCCCGTCCAGGCGGCGGAACAGCAGTTCCGCCGCCGTGCGGCCCAGTGCCGCGGAGTCCTGGGCGATCACCGTGATCCCCAGCAGGTCCGCCAGCTCGATGTCGTCGAAACCGACGAGCGCGACCGGCCGCTCCCGCCCCGCCAGCTCGCGTACGACGGTCACGGTCACCCGGTTGTTGCCCGCGAACAGCGCCGTCACCGGCTCCGGGCCGTCCAGCATCGCGGCCACCGCGCCCCGCACCCGCGCGGGCCCGGTCGAGCCCAGCGACACCCAGGCGTCCGCCACGGGCAGCCCGGCGTCCTCCATCGCCGCCCGGTAGCCGCGCAGCCGCTCCACGGCCGTGTGGATGCGCGGCTGGTCGCCGATGAAGCCGATCCGGCGGTGGCCGTGGGCGATCAGGTGCGCGACCCCGGCGCGGGCCCCGCCGAAGCTGTCCGAGAGCACCGTGTCCGCGTCGATCCGCCCGGCGGGCCGGTCCACGAAGACCGTGGCCACGCCGGCCTTGATCTCCGGCTCCAGATACCGGTGGTCGTCACCCGCCGGGATCACGATCAGCCCGTCCACGCGCCGGGCGCACAACGCGAGCGCCAGTTCCTGCTCCCGGTCCGGGTCCTCCGCGCTGGAGCCGTTGATCAGCAGCGCCCCGTGGGCCCGGGCCACCTCCTCCACGGCCCGGCTCAGCGGCCCGTAGAACGGGTCGGCGAGGTCCTCCAGGACCAGGCCGACCGAGGCGGTGCGGCCCTTGCGCAGCACGCGCGCGCTGTCGTTGCGGCGGAAGCCGAGCGCGGCGATGGCCTCCTGCACGCGGCGCTCCGTGTCGGGCGTGACACCGGGCTCCCCGTTCACGACCCGGGAGACGGTCTTCAGCCCGACGCCCGCGCGCGCGGCGACGTCCTTCATGGTGGGCCGGTTGCCGTAACGGTGGTCGGGGCGGCGGGCGGTCTCGGCCACGGTGGGAAGTCCTGTCCGTTCGTTGATCGGATATGCAAGGCTGTGGCGTCGAGCATAGGGCCTGGACAACGTTGTCAGAACCTTGGAGACTGGACCGACCGCACCTGAATCCGCAGGTCCGGCACGTCTCACGGGGGATCCACGGCGATGTACGCGAGGCACAACGAGCACACCGATCGGCTGCGCGGCGCTCCCTTCGGGCAGCACGCGTCCGCCGAGCGCTCAGGTGCGGACGACGGCTCCGGCACGGCCGGGTCCGCACGGCTGGCCGCCGCGCTCGACATCGGTGGCACCAAGATCGCCGGTGCGCTCGTCGGCGGGGACGGCACGATCCTGGTCCGCGCCCAGCGGCCCACGCCCGCGCGGGAGGACGGCGAGACCGTGATGGGCGCCGTCGAGGCGGTCCTCGCCGAACTCGCCGCGTCGCCGCTGTGGGGCGCCGCCGGCGCGGTCGGCATCGGCAGCGCGGGCCCCGTGGACGCCTCCGCCGGGACGGTCAGCCCCGTCAACGTCCCCGGCTGGCGCGGCTATCCGCTGGTCGAACGCGTCCGCGCGGTGACCGGCGGGCGGCCCGTACGGCTTGTCGGCGACGGGGCCGCCATGACGGCGGCCGAGCACTGGCTGGGCGCGGCGCGCGGCTACGACAACGCCCTGTGCATGGTCGTCTCCACGGGCGTGGGCGGCGGGCTCGTCCTCAACGGCCGCCTCCACCCCGGCCCCACCGGGAACGCGGGCCACATCGGCCACATCAGCGTCGACCTCGACGGCGACCCCTGCCCGTGCGGGGCGCGCGGCTGCGTCGAGCGCATCGCGAGCGGGCCCAATATCGCCCGCCGCGCCCTCGCCGACGGGTGGCGGCCCGGTCCCGACGGTGACACCAGCGCGGCGGCCGTCGCGACGGCCGCACGCGCCGGCGACCCCGTCGCCGTCGCGTCCTTCGAGCGGGCCGCGCAGGCGCTCGCGGCGGGGATCGCGGCGACCGCCGCGCTGGTGGAGGTCGAAATCGCGGTGGTCGGCGGGGGAGTGGCCGGGGCGGGGGACGTCCTGTTCGTCCCGCTGCGGCGGGCACTCGCCGACTACGCGACGCTGTCCTTCGTCCGCGACCTGACGGTCGCCCCTGCCCTGACGGGCACGGACGCGGGCCTCCTGGGGGCGGCGGCGGCGACGGGGCTGCTGACGGGGCCGGCGTCCTGACCCCACCGGGAGTGAGCCGCCCACCGGGCGGACGGCCCCACCCCGCACCACCCCCACCGGCCGTGCGCCGCCACCGGACCGGTGGTGCGCCGCCACCGGACCCGTGGGGCGCGCCGGCCCGGAACGGGCCATGGCGCCCCCTTGGTGCCGGCCCGCAGAGGCGCAAGGGGCCAAGGGGGTGGTTTTGGCCGGGGTTGCGTGGTGCACTTGACGCGGGTTGGTTGCGATGAGTGCGCGGCGCAGGCGAATGCGGGTCGGCGTGGCCGTCGTGGTGGCGGGTACGGCCGTCGCGGGCGGCCTCGTGCTCGCTCGGTGCACGGGCGAGCCGCCGCGGCCGGAGCCCACCGCCCCTCCGGTACCGTCGCCGACGAAGCCCGCGCCGAGGGGCGTCTCGCCGTTCACGGGCCTCCCCGGGCGGCTCGGCCCCGTACTGGCCGTGAAGATCGACAACGTCGGCGCGGCCCGCCCGCACACCGGCCTCGGCGCGGCCGACATCGTGTACGTCGAGCAGGTCGAGGCGGGCCTCACCCGCATGCTCGCGGTGTACGCGTCGCACCAGCCGCAGCAAGTGGGCCCCGTGCGCAGCGCGCGCGAGTCGGACGTGGAGCTGCTGCGCCAGTTCGGGCGCCCGGCGCTCGCGTACTCGGGCGTGCAGAGCGCGCTGAGGCCCTTCCTGGCGCGGGCCCCGCTGTTCGAGGTGCCGCCCGAGGTGGTGCCGGGCGCCTACACCCGGGAACGCGGCCGGCCGGCCCCGCACAACCTGTACCTCTCGCCCGCCAAGGCGCTCGCGGCCGTCCCGGCCGCCGACAAGCCGCGGGACATCGGGTTCCGGTTCGGCCCCGCACCCGAGGGCGGGCGGCAGGTGAACGAGCACACCGTGCGGTTCCCCGCCGCCGACTACACCTTCACCTGGTCCGAGACCGAGAAGCGCTGGCTCGTCGGCATGGACGGCGAAGCCGCGCGCACCACGGACGGGAAGCGGATGGGCGCCCGGACCGTGGTGGTCCAGCACGTCACGGTCCGCCCGTCGGCGTTCAAGGACCGGGGCGGCAACGTCACCCCGTACACCGAGACCGTGGGCTCCGGCACCGCCCTCGTCCTGCGGGACGGCAAGGGGTACGACGCCCGGTGGAGCCGCCCCGCGGCGGACGGCGGCACCACGTTCACCACACCGGCGGGCGCCCGGCTCACCTTCGCACCGGGACAGGTCTGGGTGGTGCTCAGCGGGCGGTGAGCACCGGTTCCCGTCGCGCGCGGCGGTGTGCGGTCCGGGGCCGCGAGCCCATGGTTCTGGAGCGTTACGGCCACGCACCTCCGGGCGCGGGTTTCCGTGGCAGGGTGTTGCGGGCAAGCCACTGGGGGCCAACGAAGAGGGGGAACCGTGATCGTCTGGATCAACGGTGCGTTCGGCGCCGGCAAGACCAGTGCCGCGCGTGAGCTGATCGATCTGATCCCGAACAGCACCCTGTACGACCCGGAGCTGATCGGGGGTGCGCTGCGCCGTCTGCTGCCTCCCGAACGGACGGCGGACGTCGGTGACTACCAGGACCTGCCGATCTGGCGGCGCCTGGTCGTGGACACCGCCGCCGCGCTGCTCGCCGAGGTCGGCGGGGTGCTGGTCGTGCCGATGACCGTGCTGCGGCAGGAGTACCGCGACGAGATCTTCGGCGGGCTCGCCTCCCGCCGCATCACCGTGCGCCATGTCGTCCTCACCCAAGACGAAACGATCCTGCGGGCGCGGATCGCCGCACGCCGGGAGTTCACCGACGACCCGGCCGGGGACGAGCGGGTACGGCAGTGGGCGTACGACCACATCGAGCCGTACCGCGCGGCGCTCGGCGGCTGGCTGTCCGCCGACGCGTACGCCGTCGACAACGGCTCGCTCACCCCGGAGGCCACGGCCAAGGCCGTCGCGGACGCGGTGCGGACGGGCGCGGCGGGGGAGTGCGTCATCGTGCAGACGCCCGAGCCGACCGGTGAGACGCTGGCGGCCGGGGTGCTGCTCTTCGACGAGCAGGACCGGGTGCTGCTCGTCGACCCGACGTACAAGCCGGGCTGGGAGTTCCCCGGCGGGGTGGTCGAGCGGGGCGAGGCGCCGGCCCGGGCCGCGATGCGCGAGGTCGCCGAGGAGACCGGGCTGCGGCTCGGGGCCGTACCCAGACTCCTCGTCGTCGACTGGGAGCCGCCCAGCCCGCCCGGCTACGGCGGACTGCGGCTCCTGTTCGACGGCGGCCGGCTCACCGGGGCGCAGGCGGACCGCGTCCTGCTGCCCGGGTCCGAGTTGCGCGGCTGGCGCTTCGCGAGCGAACAGGAGGCGGCGGAGATGCTGCCCCCCGTCCGCTACGAGCGCCTCCGCTGGGCCCTGCGCGCCCGCGAACGCGGCACGGTCCTGAACCTGGAGGCAGGCGTCCCGGTCGGCTGAGCGGACGGGGCCGGCGCGCTGCCCGGGGCCGAGCCCCGGGCCTGGGGGGCCGACTTCCTGCCCGCACCGAGTTCCGGACATCGGGGTCGGTGTCCTGGCCGGGGTGAGCCTCAGGGCCTGGGGCCGGTGCCCTGGCCGGACTGAGCCCCGAGGCTCGTGCCCCGGCCGGGTTGAGCCCGCTGGGGCTGGGGCTGGGGCTGGGGCCTGGGCCGGTGGCCTGGGCCGGACGGAGCCGCAGGGGCCGGAGGCGGGCGCGCTGTTCGACCGAGCCCGCGGGGGCGCGAGGCTGCCGTACCGGCCGGCCGAGCCCGCAGTTCTCAGGCCTGCGGCCCGGGTGACCGGCGTCGGGGCGGGCTTGGCCCGCAGGGCCGGAGCACTTGAGGCCGCACGGGCCTGACCTGAGCCCGCACGTCCGTAGCGTATGAGCCTGCAAAGCCCTGAGCAGCCGAGCGCACCGCCGGAGACCCTGAGCCCGCAGGGTCCGGAGGGCCCGGGGCCTCAGGGCCGGCAGGTCGGCTCACGGTCGCCCTTCGCCTCCAGGGAGTGTCCGGCGGATCTTTCCCCATCCCGCCCCTTCCCGAATCGGGGGCTCTGCCCCCCCAACCCCCCGCTCCTCAAACGCCGGAGGGGCTGAATTCCGCCCTCCGGCGGGGGCCTGGGGCGGAGCCCCGGTTACGGGAAGGGGCGGGGTAGGGGAAAGATCCGCCGGACACCACCTAGTGGTGGTCCGCGTCCCGGGTGGTCGCGGCGCGCAGTACGGACGACGCGTTCGTCGTCAGTGGCTCGCCGTGGCCGAAGCACACCGTGGTCACCGTGTCCGGCGGCAGTGCCGCGAGACGCCGCATCGACGCCTTGGCGTCCTCCCGGTCCACATGGAAGACGCCCAGCCCCACCCGCCCCACCGACGCCACGGTGTCGCCCGTGAACAGCACGCCGTGGCGCGGCAGATGGACCGCGATCGAGCCGTCCGTGTGGCCCGGCGTGTGCACCACCCGCGCCCCGTCGCCGAAGCCCAGCTCGTCCCCGTCCCCGACCTCGCGGTCCACCCGCGTGGGCGGCGCCACGGGGACGGTGAGCCCGCGCTCGTACAGGGGTATCTCCCAGTCCAGCAGGTCCGGTTCGGGCACCGGGGCCTCACCCCGGATCACCGGCGCGTCCAGCCGGTGCGCGATCACCTGGGCGCCGTACCGCCCGGCCAGTTCGCCGGCCGCGCCCACGTGGTCGCGGTGGGCGTGCGTGAGGACGATCCTGCGCAGGTGTTCCGGCCGGTGCCCGGCCTTGCCGATCGCCTCCTCGATCAAGCCGGCGGCGCCACTCCAGCCGGCGTCGACGAGGGTGAGTCCGTCCCCGTCGCGCCACACGTACGCCTGGCCTATGGGGAAGGTGAGCATGTGCAGCCGGGGCCGCACCTCGACGATGTGGATCTCTGTCTCCATGGCGCGACGGTAGGCGCGGTGGTCCGTGCTCCGCCCCGCTCTACGCTCTCCGCGAGCTTCGCCCAGCGCGTAGCGGGTCTTCGCCGCGGCCGGCCTGCGCGGGGGCGGGCTCGCGCCGCGGACGGGCGCCACCCTCCTGGCGCGTAAGGCCGTTCGCCGCGGGACGTACGCCAACCGGATCGCGGCACGCGGAAGGGGCGGTGCCGGTCAGCTCCGGCACCGCCCCTTCCGCCCCACTCAACCCCGCTTCGACGCCGCGTAGTTCACCAGGAACAGCGCCTCCGCCACCGACATCCGCTCCAGCTCGTCCGGCGACACGCTCTCGTTCACCGCGTGGATCTGCGCCTCGGGCTCGCTCAGGCCGATCAGCAGGATCTCCGCCTCCGGGTACAGCGCGCCCAGCGTGTTGCACAGCGGGATCGACCCGCCCATGCCGGCCGCCTGCATCTCCTGGCCCGGGTACGCCGCGGCCAGCGCCTGCGCCATGGACGTGTACGCCGGGCTGGCCACGTCCGCCTGGAAGGGCTGGCCCTGCCCCACCTGCTCCACGGTGACGCGCGCGCCCCACGGGGTGTGCGCCTGGAGGTGGGCCGTCAGCAGCTTCGTCGCCTCCGCGGCGTCCTGCCCCGGCGGGACGCGCAGGCTGATCTGCGCCCGCGCGCTCGCCTGCACGGACGGGGTCGCGCCGACGCACGGCGGGCAGTCGATGCCGATGACCGTGACCGCCGGGCGGGCCCACAGCCGGTCGCCGACCGTGCCGTCGCCGATCAGGCCCACGCCGTCCAGGACCTTGGCGTCCCGGCGGAAGTCCTCCTCCGGGTACTGAAGCCCCTGCCACTCGGCGTCCGCCGCCAGCCCGTCGACGGTGGTCGAACCGTCCTCGGCACGCAGCGAGTCCAGGACGCGGATGAGCGCGGCCAGCGCGTCCGGCGCCGCCCCGCCGAACACGCCGGAGTGCAGGTTGCCCTCCAGGGTGTCCACCTGGACGCGGAGCATCGTCATGCCGCGCAGCGACGACGTGACCGTGGGCAGGCCGGCACGGAAGTTGCCGGTGTCGCCGATCACGATCGCGTCGGCCGTCAGCAGGTCGGGGTTGGCCTCGGCGTACCGCTCCAGACCGCCCGTGCCCTGCTCCTCGGAGCCCTCGACGATCACCTTGACGGAGACCGGGACGCCACCGTTCGCCTTCAGGGCGCGCAGCGCGAGCAGGTGCATGATGAAGCCGCCCTTGCAGTCGGCGGCGCCGCGCCCGTACCAGCGGCCGTCGCGCTCGGTCAGCTCGAACGGCGGCGTGTGCCAGCCCGCGAGGTCGAGCGGCGGCTGCACGTCGTAGTGCGCGTACAGGAGGACGGTCGGGGCGCCCTCGGGGCCGGGCAGGAAGCCGTAGACGGCCTGCGAGCCGTCCGGGGTGTCGAGGACCGCCACGTCCGTGAAGTCCTCGGCGCGCAGGGCGTCCGCCACCCAGGAAGCCGCGGCCTCGCACTCGCTCCTGGGGAACTGGGCCGGATCCGCCACCGACCGGAACGCCACCAGCTCCGTGAGTTCCGCCTTGGCGCGGGGCATCAGGGAGGAGACGGTGGCGGCGATCGGCTCGGCGATCGGCTGGGCGGTCATGGGCACGCTCCTGGTGGGTGCGACGGTGGACGGTGGGTGGCGCGGGCCGGGTGGGCGAACGCCGGTCCGATCCTCGCACAGGGCCTCTCGCGGGTGGCGCCGTAGGATGCGAGGGAGAGCTTTGATCATGGGTCGGGATCGGGAGCGGAACACATCGTGAGCAGCGAACGCGTGTGGGATGTCGTCGTGGTCGGCGCAGGGCCGGCGGGAGCCTCCGCGGCCTACGCCGCGGCCGTCACGGGCCGCCGGGTGCTGCTCCTGGAGAAGGCCGAGCTGCCCCGCTACAAGACGTGCGGCGGAGGCATCATCGGCCCCTCGCGCGATGCGCTGCCGCCCGGCTTCGAGCTGCCGCTGCGGGACCGGGTGCACGCCGTCACGTTCTCGCTCAACGGCCGGTTCGCCCGCACCCGGCGCTCTCGCCGGATGCTGTTCGGGCTGATCAACCGGCCCGAGTTCGACGCCCGGCTGGTGGAGCACGCGCAGAAGGCGGGCGCCGAGCTGCGGACCGGGGCGACCGTGTCGCGGGTCGAGCAGCACGGTGCGGCGGTGCCGGACCGGCGTACGGTCGCGGTCGTCCTCGCGGACGGGGAGACGATCCTGGCCCGGGCCGTCGTCGGCGCGGACGGCAGCGCCAGCCGTATAGGGGCACACGTCGGGGTCAAGCTGGACCAGGTGGACCTGGGCCTGGAGTCGGAGATCCCGGTTCCGCCGGCGGTCGCGGAGGACTGGGCGGGGCGCGTGCTCATCGACTGGGGGCCGATGCCGGGCAGTTACGGCTGGGTGTTCCCCAAGGGCGACACGCTGACCGTCGGGGTGATCTCGGCGCGCGGCGAAGGCGCCGCGACCAAGCGCTACCTGGACGACTTCGTCGCCCGGCTGGGGCTGGCCGGGTTCGAGCCGGCGATCTCGTCGGGGCATCTCACCCGCTGCCGCAGCGACGACTCGCCCCTGTCGCGCGGGCGTGTGCTGGTGTGCGGGGACGCGGCCGGGCTGCTGGAGCCGTGGACCCGCGAGGGGATCTCGTTCGCGCTGCGTTCCGGGCGGCTGGCGGGGGAGTGGGCGGTACGGATCGCCGAGGCGCACGACGCGGTCGACGCCCGCAGGCAGGCGCTGAACTACGCGTTCGCCATCAAGGCCGGGCTGGGCGTGGAGATGGCCGTCGGGCGGCGGATGCACGCCGTGTTCGCGCGGCGGCCGGCGCTGCTGCACGCGGCGGTCACCGGGCTGCGGCCCGCGTGGCGGGTCTTCACGGACATCACGCGCGGGGCGACGACGCTGGCCGGCATGGTGCGGACGAGCGCGGTGGCCCGACGGGCCCTGGAGACCCTGGACCGCAGGCAGCCGGCGGCAGCGGAGGAACCACGTCCGGAGCAGCCGGAGCAGCCTGAGCCGCCGGAGCGGCAGGCCCGGCCGTAACCGGAGGGTCAGGCGTGACCGCACGCGTGGCCGCCCCCCTCTGCGGCGCAGAGCCTCGCCCGGGTCCGGGCACGCTTGCGCCGCCGCCGGACCGCGGGCACCGGAAGTGGCCGCCCGACGCCTGCGGCGCCAAGCCCCCACCTGGCGCCCTCGGCCCTCCGGTCCCCACCCGTCCTCGGCGCCTGGCCCCGTACAGGAGGGCGGGAGGCCCGCGCCGACGCGACGCCGACGCCGTCCGTCCCGCTGCCGCCGTCGCTCGTCCCCTTACCGGGGCCGTTCGTACGACCATTGCTGGGGCCCCCGGCGTACCCCGCGCCGCGTACCGCCCGGCGCTGCGCCCGCGATCCGCAGTCAGGCCCGTCGGCGCGACCCACATTCGTACGGCCGTTGCCGGGCCCCCGGCGTACCCCGCCGCGTGTCGCCCGGTGCCGCGCCCGCGGATCCGCAGTCAGGCCCTCCGGCGCGCCCACATTCGTACGACCGTTGCCGGGGCTCCCGGCGTACCCCGCCGCGTGCCGCCCGGCGCTGCGCCCGCGCATCCGCAGCCAGGCCCGCCCGCGCGCCCACATTCGTACGACTGTTGCCGGGGCCCACCGGCGTACCCCGCCGCGTGCCGCCCGGCGCCGCGCCCGGATCCGCAGTCAGGCCCGTCGGCGCGACCCACATTCGTACGGCCGTTGCCGGGGCTCCCGGCGTGCCCCGCCGCGTACCGCCCGGCGCTGCGCCCGCGGATCCGCAGCCAGGCCCGCCCGCGCGCCCACATTCGTACGACTGTTGCCGGGGCTCCCGGCGTACCCCGCCGCGTGCCGCCCGGCGCCGCGCCCGCGGATCCGCAGTCAGGTCCGCCGGCGCCCCCACAGCCGAGGCGCGCTGCGTACCCGCACACGAGACCTCGGGCCCCACACGCCCCGCCCGCGCACCTGTTTCCGGTCCCCCCGACGCACCGCAGCGGGGGACCGCCCCGGACCCGGGGCTCGGCCGCCGCCCACCGCTTCCGGGGGCGCCCCCGGTGACCCGTGGCCAGTCCGGCCGAGGCGCCGCGGACGAGCCCTGCCCGCGTACCCGCAGCCGGCACCTCGTCCCCGTACTCCCACGGGAGTAGCCGCGACCACCACATTCGGTTGACGACCCGCCCCTCCGTCCGCGTCTAGCGTGGCTGCATGGACCAGGACCGGACGAGACCCCGCCCCGAGGGCCCGCGCCACGGCGGGGTGGCCGATGTGCGGTGTCCCGGTGGCGGGGGCGGCTGGGGGCCGCCGCGCTGGGTGGGACGGTGGGGGCGCGGCCAGGGCGGCGGTCGTCCGCCCTGGCGGTCGAGCGCCGCGGTGACGGTCTTCGTGCTCGTCGGCACCTCCTTCGCCGCCCAGGGGCAGCCCGAGCGCATGCCCGTCGACGTCCTCGCGCGCGTGCTCCTGGTCGCCGGGGGCGCGCTGCTCCTGCTGCGCCACCGCCACCCCGCCGCCACGGTGCTCGGCGTCGCCGCGCTCAGCCTGGTGTACTTCGGCGCCGGATATCCGTACGGGCCGGTCTTCCTCACGGTCGTGGTCGCCGTGTTCGCCGCCGTCGTCGCCGGGCACCGCCGTGCCGCCTGGTGGGCGCTCGGCCTGCTGTGGGGCGGGCACCTCCTGCTCGTCCACTGGCTCTACCGGTACCTCCCGCCGGAGGGGGACACCGCCGCCCCGTGGGCCCAGGAGCTGCCCGTCCTCGCGTTCGCCGCAGCCACCCTCGCCGCGGCCGAAGTCGCCCGCGTACGCAGCGAGCAGTGGGCCCGCGAGCGCGCCGAACGGGCCGCCGCCCAGCAGCGCCGCGCCGGAGAGGAACGGCTCCGCATCGCGCGCGAGCTGCATGACGTGCTCGCCCACTCGCTCGCCGTCATCAACGTCCAGGCGGGCGTCGGGCTCGCTCTCCTCGACTCCGACCCCGAGCAGGCCCGCACCGCGCTCACCACCATCAAGGCCGCCAGCAAGGAGGCGCTCGGCGAGGTCCGCCAGGTCCTTGACACCCT is a window encoding:
- a CDS encoding sensor histidine kinase — protein: MDQDRTRPRPEGPRHGGVADVRCPGGGGGWGPPRWVGRWGRGQGGGRPPWRSSAAVTVFVLVGTSFAAQGQPERMPVDVLARVLLVAGGALLLLRHRHPAATVLGVAALSLVYFGAGYPYGPVFLTVVVAVFAAVVAGHRRAAWWALGLLWGGHLLLVHWLYRYLPPEGDTAAPWAQELPVLAFAAATLAAAEVARVRSEQWARERAERAAAQQRRAGEERLRIARELHDVLAHSLAVINVQAGVGLALLDSDPEQARTALTTIKAASKEALGEVRQVLDTLRAPGEPPRAPAPGLDRLPELVAQAADAGLTVEVATQGPARTLPPGADLAAFRIVQEALTNVVRHSGSRTARVRLAHAPGRLDLWIDDDGPATGTDAGGSGNGLAGMRERAAALGGTIEAGTRPDGGFRVHAELPLTDRGNP